One genomic region from Drosophila subpulchrella strain 33 F10 #4 breed RU33 chromosome 2R, RU_Dsub_v1.1 Primary Assembly, whole genome shotgun sequence encodes:
- the LOC119551998 gene encoding uncharacterized protein LOC119551998 encodes MMALVSIRLLLATVIAAILLSSNLRSECGKPKSRFTNMLCESFNESYASFKNCKLNLLGRGRVGASLYVKLFQLPIDNSRINMAIYRRYNGFRPFLYNVSVDLCHLLEKNNFLSFEGLVINAIMTRSNLNHSCPYNHDIILDNLEFSDDFLKTLPLPQGVYKIQLRFASNKVWRAQVSILFEREE; translated from the exons ATGATGGCACTTGTATCCATCAGATTGCTTCTAGCAACAGTAATCGCTGCTATTTTGTTAAGCTCAAATTTGAGAAGCGAGTGCGGAAAGCCAAAGTCCAGATTTACCAACATGCTTTGCGAGTCTTTTAACGAATCGTATGCATCTTTTAAAAACTGTAAACTTAATTTACTTGGAAGAGGACGAGTTGGTGCCAGTTTGTACGTAAAGCTGTTTCAACTGCCAATAGATAACTCAAGG ATAAATATGGCCATTTACCGCCGCTATAATGGATTTCGTCCATTTTTGTACAACGTCAGCGTAGATCTCTGCCACCTTTtggaaaaaaacaattttctaTCGTTTGAAGGACTAGTTATTAATGCCATCATGACACGGTCCAATTTAAACCACTCTTGTCCCTACAAC CACGACATAATATTGGACAATCTGGAATTTTCTGATGATTTCCTAAAAACTCTTCCCCTTCCTCAAGGCGTCTATAAAATACAATTACGATTCGCCTCTAACAAAGTTTGGAGAGCACAGGTGAGCATTTTATTTGAAAGAGAAGagtaa